The sequence TTTGCACTATTTCtactaaataaatacatttttaattaaaaaaaaaaaaaatctaaaggatCAGAAAAATATGACTGCTTATCTCCATAAACAGAACCACTCTTgtccagtttgtgtgtggtattgcagcgcagttccattgaactgaataCAGCACAGTTGTAATACCACAGGCAACCGGACGACAGGGCTGGtgtctttttgtttttaaagaaaGCTGCCATGATTTTCTATCCCTGAATAGGGCTTTAAGCATCCCCATTATCACATACTCCCCAACATACCTTTCTTAGGTGGTTTGGTATACCAACGGTCCTTTTTGATTTCTGGAATAGCAATCCTTGTACTAGGGTTTTCTATTAGTATCTTGCATAGCAAAGCTAGAAAGGGAACACATGTAAGAATTTGTATTTGTATTATTACAGTGATATTTGGTGCTCAGATCTCTAATCACTAAGAAAAGAAATACAAAGCAACTCTCACAGTATctttttagggtagctttaccTTAAAGTCAGTGTCTCACTACAACCAACTCGAAGTCTTATATCAAGCTAGAGATCTCAGCAAAAGAAGAGACTACCCATTCGTAGAAATCTATTTAGGCCTATTGCCCCTAGTCTGTATAGGGCTGGTTGGCTAGTGAGAGGGCTACCTTCTGCGGACCAAATAGGTTAAGTTTCTTATTGAAATCATTACTGTTGCCAAGTGTTACCTAGAGGTGCAGCATCAATCTTTTTCCAAGGAGTCAGGTAGTGCTTAGATTCCTTCCAATCACAATATTCTTGACACACATCATTTGGCTGATCCCATGGTAATTCTAAAAATGAAAAAGCATTTAATTTTAAGGATATACACAGCACAAGAGGATCTGGCATTACAACTTTAGTTGAATTCTCTATATTTTTATTAAGTATTTTGTATTAAGTAATACATTTCAGTTTACAAACATGTCGGTTTAGATATATTGATGCAGGCACAGATACATAAGAAACAAAGCTTCATGGTAATAATTCTTTCAGTGAAATATATATGCAGGTTTACCTTATGGCAGCAGGGTAAGGTTTTTCTTACCTCCGGCCAACATGGCAGTCAGGACTATTCCACACGACCAAACGTCCACAGGCTCAGCATGAAATCCTCGCATCTTAATGAGCTCAGGGGCCACATACGGCAGTGTCCCACACATTTTGTTCAGTAGGCGCTCCCGTCCATTATGTTTAAAGACAGTAGCTAATCCAAAATCCGAGATCTTTAGctgatctggaaaaaaaaaaaaagtttcgctTTGTTTAACAATGCTCACAGATTGAAGGATGTTTATAATGCAAAGGGGGAAAAAAGCCAGATTAATTTGGATGCTAATTTGGTGTCTGAGCAATTTTTACAGtgtttgtcaatttttttttttgttttttttaaccaaaatcataaatgggttgaaaacatagaaacaCACAGTTTCTATTATAATttagccctgtcagttccactcatgATTTTGGTTGAAGAAAATAGACTGCTGGAAatactaggggagatttatcaaacatggtgtaaagtagaattggcacagttgcccctagcaaccagattccacttttcattcctcacagacttttgcaaaaaaaaaaaaagattcgttttgaatttttttttttttttttttttaaataatgtcaatggaaaaaacagatgtatacgaatcagttaaaaaaacaaaaacaaatgtttACCTCGGTCATCAAGGAGAAGATTTTCTGGTTTTATGTCTCTGTGAGTAATTCCCAGACCATGCAGATATtcctattaataataataaaaagtatgaaAAACTGCTGCATTGCAAAATTCAAAACTtttaaaaagacagaaaaacaaaCAACCACCATGATGGACGTGGACAAAACATGAATGCAGTTTACCTTGCGCACCCCTGATGACTTGCCGGAATTTCTTCAGGACCTAGACTTGCCCCGTGTGTCTCTACCAGAGTGGCCCACTCTCACCCCACTATCGGGGAAACGCCCCAGAACAAACCCCCAACAAGCTCGGACCCGGTCCCCAACCGCTGAGTCTGGATTATCCCCCAGCTCGTCCCGGAGAAGAACCGCTCGACCGTCGGTACCCTCCCAGCGTACTCCTCTGCATGGGgggctctctccccctcctggGAACTGACGGCCCCGCCTCTGATACTGTTGTTTCCACATTGTTTGCATCTTATAGCATGATTTAACCGTTAGCTGTTTCTTTGCTTTTTTCCCCTAGCCAGTATTTTCCATTTAGGAATTGGACCCTCTCGCCGGCCCTCTTCTACATGTCTGTCCGATGTACCCAATTGTCAGTTATATGTTTCATTGGGAGCAGACCCCGGAGTATTCATTGTTACATTACTTCCCTCCTACCACAATCCCCCCAATAGGTGGGAGTTAGTCTGGATTCTCTTGAATATCCAGACACTCTGAGTTCTAGTTTTACCTCTAGATACAGCTGCAGTTGCTCTACTACtgcttgttttgttttatttttcttctctttgtGTTGTCTCACGTGTACGTTTTCTTCCCCTACTTCTAGGACTGATCTCTCCTCTCCTTCAGCTTCTAGGTCTCTGAGTGCTCTGGTcgttcctcccctcccctcccctccgacATATGGCAGACCTCAACATCGCCTCTTTCAACGCCAAGGGCCTGAACACTCCTGAGAAACGTGCCCAGGTATTACACCACTTACACCGCAAAAAGACACACATAGCTTGTTTCCAGGAAACCCACTTTAAAACCGGTCATGCCCCTCATATCAAACATAAGCACTACACCACATGGGTTTTTGCTAATAACCCTGATTCCAGATCTAAAGGGGTTGCTATCGCAATCCATAAATCCCTGCCCCACCAAGTCCTGCATACGGTAATCGATCCCTCAGCCCGCTACATCATCCTGGGCCTCTCTGTGGGCGGCCAGGAGTTCACCCTCCTCAACGTTTACGCTCCAAACGCTGGTCAGGCTGAATTCCTCACACGCCTCATAGACATATCCCTCCCACACCTGAAGGGGACTGTACTGCTGTGCGGGGATTTTAATCTCACCCTCGACCCCACCCTGGACAATTCGTCTGGAAGGTCGAGCATCGCCTATTCCTCAATCAAGAAGGTGAAACGGGGCCTCTCTCAAATACAATTATGCGACTCTTGGAGGCTGCTTCATCCTTCGGGTCGCGACTATAGCTTCTACTCCCCCCCGCACGGCACCTACAGTCGCATAGACTATATTCTCTTGCAACATAGCGCGCTCCCGTGGCTGGTTTCCACGCACATCGGCAACATCTTATGGTCAGACCACGCCCCCATATTTTGCTCACTTCGCCTACCCCACCTCACTAGACCAACGTGGTCCTGGAGACTAAACGAATCCCTGTTGCACGATACGGTCTGCATGGCTGACCTAAAACAATCCATTGCGAACTTTGCTCAGGACCACGCCAACGACTCTACAGCCCCCTTCTTGAAATGGGAGGCGTTGAAATGCACTTTGAGGGGGGTATTAATTAAACACGGTTCCCGGCTTAAGCGAGCGAAGGCCCTGTCCCTCTCTAAGGCCCTCCAAAAAGTAACCGGACTCGAGCTAGCCCATAAGCAAGCTCTCTCGGTTTCAGTACTGAGAGACCTCCAACAAGCCAGATTAGAGGTGAAACGCCTTCTAGAATCATCTTGGGGCCGCATACTCCAGGTTTGTCGGAGCCGGTTTTATGAATACGGCAATAAGAGCGGCCGTATGTTGGCCAGGGCCCTTAGAGCGCGCATAGCTCACTCCCATATACCCTGCATTACGACGCGAGACGGGACTAAGGCCCACACCACTCAGGACATCTCGGCGCAATTCCACTCCTTTTACTCGGCACTATATAATTTACCCCCCCCCACGAACCTGACACCCCCGCCCTCCCCCTTCCCGCCCCTACCCGCTGACATTCTTACTTCCCTGGAGGAACCATTCTCCTCGGTGGAGTTGGCCTCGGCAATCGGGGACCTTCCGGGGGGGAAGAGTCCAGGGCCCGACGGGTTCACGGCGAAGTTTTACAAAGAGCTCTCAACACTTCTCCTCCCTATTATGCTCGCTGCTTTTAATGACGTCTCCTCTGACTCCCCCTTGCCGAGGCACACTACCACCGCCCATGTTGTCGTCATTCCAAAGCCCGGAAAAGACCCCCAGCAATGTGGTAGTTATAGACCCATTTCCCTCCTAAACGTTGATTTAAAATTGTACTCCAAATTATTGGCCAACAGACTGAACACCATTTTACCCTCCCTTATACACCCTGATCAAgtggggtttgtgccggggagaGAAGCCAGGGACAACACTATTAAGACCCTAGACATCATACATTATGCTAAATCCCAGAAGCTACCGCTTATGATCCTTTCActtgatgccgagaaggccttcgacaggaTCTCCTGGCCCTCCCTGGCACAAACCTTACGCCATGTCGGACTTGGCCCCATATTCACATCTAAGATTCTTGCCCTCTACTCCTCCCCTACCGCACACTTAAAGATCAATGGTGCCCTTTCGCACCCTTTCCCAATTTTAAACGGTActagacagggatgccccctgtccccaCTCTTATATGTCCTCGTTATGGAGCACTTACTAGCGGCGATCCGCAGGGATCCGGACATACAGGGTATCTCTATTAAGGGTAACGTGTACAAGTGTTCCGCATTCGCAGACGACCTGCTGGTTTACTTAACCAACCCCCAGATCTCACTCCCCTCTCTGATGGCCCGCTTATCTGAGTTTGGCTCATGGTCGAACTTCAAAATCAACTTGTCAAAATCCGAGGCGCTTGGCGTCTCTCTGCCCACACGGACTGTTCACACCCTGCAGGCCTCCTTCCCTTTCTCCTGGCCCTTGCAAGGTATCACCTACCTGGGCATTAAAATCCCCCCCGACCTATCTTCCCTGTTTGCTGCTAACTTTTCCCCTCTGCTGAGCAGGTTTCAAAAGGATCTGGAGGGCTGGGACCGCGCTGATTTCTCCTGGTTCGGGAGGATTAGCATTGTAAAAATGACCCTTATGCCTCGCCTGCTATACCTCCTGCAAACCATTCCCATATCTATCCCCTCCCACTACCTTCGGCAGGTGCAGAGGTGCTTTGGGACCTTCGTGTGGGCATCGAGACGCCCCCGCCTCAACAGACAGACCTTGACTCGTCCCAAGTTGTCGGGGGGCGCAGGGCTACCTGACTGCAGGCTGTATTACCTTTCCTGCGTCCATGCCCGGATTCTGGACATGTTCCATAACGAACACAATAAGCTATGGGTCCGTATCGCCCAAGACCTATGCTCCAAAGCCCTGACGTCCATGCCCTGGGTCTGGACCCCCTCTCTCTCTGACACCTCTGCCATGTCATTCTCCACGCGACACACAGCGGCTAGCCTCCATCTCATCGGTGCCAGAGACTCGTTGGTCGACCGAGCCGGCCCTTTGCTCCCAGTCACGGACCACCCGGATTTCCCACCGGGAGCCTCCACTTCCCCTTTTTTAGGCTTCACTAAATCCCGCCCTATGCGCTTCCATCACGCCTTGGCTGCCAGTGCACTCCGACCCCTTTCCGACATTGTCCCTGCAGACACACCCATCCCTCGGGCTCCCTTTGCTCACCTCCAGCTTCGCCATTTCTACGCCACGGTCCACAGGGGTAAGCATTTACACCGCCCTCTCACAGACTTTGAGCACCTCTGCCTGGCCCCCTCCTGTCCCCCCCACTCTATCTCTACCATCTATGGACTATTATTGGCCTCCGGGTCCCAGCCTCTTCCTACTTATTGTAATAAGTGGGAACGGGAACTAAACATGAAATTTACGGAGGAGCAGTGGGCCAAGTGTTTTTTCCTGACCCATAAGGCTGTCATTGCCACTAGATCCCAGGAGACCTGTTATAAGATCCTGACTAGATGGTATAGGGTCCCTCAGGCCCTTCATGGATGGTATCCAGAGGTTTCAGAGGAGTGCTGGAGATGTGGCTCCGATGTAGGTTCTATGACGCACATCTGGTGGTCTTGCCCTAGAGTGCAACCGTTCTGGCAGTTAGTACTTCAACTCATATCAGAAATAACGGGTGCCTGCGTCCCTAGCACTCCAGAAGCCGTCCTTCTTTTCATGTTCCCCATACCCCAACATAAATTCAAAAGATCCTTGCTGCGACACCTTCTGCAGGCTGCAAAAACGGTAATCCCGCGACACTGGCGATCTCCAGATCCACCGTCCCTAGAGGAGTGGTTTACGGAGGTTTCCCATATTTATCATATGGAAGAGCTGCTGGCCTCCACCCCACAAACATCCAAGACATGTTCTAAATCCTGGTTTccctggctggaattcctgtctTCCCCTAGATACCGCTCGATTACTGCTCCGGCCTCGCTGTCGGGACCTGCGACTCCCCCGGGCGCCTCTTCGGGGAATTGATGTGCACCGAAAcccgaccctcccccccccccccccccccggacccttAACTCCCAAGGAGCCCCCGGAGCATTCGGATTCCTTCCCCCTCTCCTTTTGTTCTCTTTTGTTCTTCTTACTCCCACCCTTCCTACTTTTGTCCCCCTTCTTTTCTTGCTCTTGTTTGGTTAACTGTACTCTCCTTTCCAATATGATTGATCTATGGATTGCTCTCTATACATGTGATCTATACTTGTGTTGAGCCTGTCGGCTTTATCCCTCCTGCCTAAGCAAATAGGTCTGTGCTTCTTAGCCGATACGTTGGTTAATAATTTTGATTACGGTTGTTGTTTCCTGTTTAGTTATGCAGGCCCTTAGTTCACCACGAACTCCGTTCCCCTCGTGGGAACGGGACCAACTCCCTGGACATTGTTTATGTTTATGTCATGGATGTACCTCCTGCTTTGATTCTTTGTACTTGTACTCCTTTTCTTGAATTTACAATAAAACTCTTTTGAATTTGAAAAACATGAATGCAGGTTAGAAGCAACCATGAGcatgttagaagcatctaacctgctgttttgTCCCTGTAAAACACAgggcactgagaatgaaggtaattttcttaccttgatcctcagtgctATTTTTGGAAACTTTGTAGGGTGGGGGGACGGCAGCAGCCCACCAGTCCTAATAAATATTtatctgcagtgatgagcaccgTAGTGACATGACTGCAGAGCGTTACTTCCATATTCATTATGGCAGGTCGGCTGGGGAAGATCATTGCACGTGCAGTGAAACTACATAGTTCTTTTAAACGGCACTGTGGATCAAGGCACCCCGTGTGCTAtaaaggacatatcagcaggttagatgcctcTAATCTGCTGTTAAGTGTCCCTTTAAACTTACCATACAAAAAACATTTCAGATGATTTCAAAAGATGGTGTGCAAACAACAACATTTGTACATATAATGGCATCCAATTTGTTAGTATGGATTAGCTAAAACTCTAGGATTTCTGTGTGTTATGCCACCTCATGCCTGGTGTAAAACATGCACGTCTAATACGTTTGCTGTATTTTACAATTCACATTGAAGTGCAAGTATCTATACCTAGCAATACACAGAAGTAacactgtaataaaaaaatcacatatgCGAAGAAAAAGGTacgggggcactcaccgttatGATGCGTAGACTTTATTTCATGTGTACTATAAAATACAGCAGGTACATCTGAGGCGGGTGCAGACGCCAAACACTATTCACATGAGCtatgacagccgtttcacgcgcatgcgcgcttcgtcagtacgaatcgcgcatgcgcgtgaaacggctgtcataGCTCGTGTGAATAGTGTTTGGCGTCTGCACCCGCCTCAGATGTACCTGCTGTATTTTATAGTACACATGAAATAAAGTCTACGCATCATAACTGTGAGTGCCCCCGTACCTTTTTCTTCGCATATGTGGATTTGCTAAGGACTGTCTAGTTTCTAAGGGGAGCACCCCGTGTGCAAGACGATCATCCTGACTTTTATATGGGCCTGTCTGATAATTCACCTGTGCCTAGTGAGTAGTGCCGGTATCATACTCCTACAACAAGACTGTAATAAAAAGGAAACAGCAAATATCCTTACCACGCCAGCAATGAGCTGCTGGAAGAACTTCTGTGCATCCTGCTCAGGCATCCCGACATCTGGCTCTAGAACAAACAGGTTAACTATGATAAACCAttccaagaaaaaaaatgttccgaGCCTAAAATACTAGCTACAAGAGCCATTTTGATTGTTAAAAAGAGAATAACTGTTCCTATACATTCATAGGTTATTGTTGCACTAAGGAGATCCTTACATTTAAAGAGGTCCGGCAAAcgtctttattaaagtattgttttgccccccaaaagttatacaaatcaccattatacacttatcacgggaaattaacataaagtgctttttttccctgcacttaattctgcatcaaggcttcacttcctgaataacatgatgtcacttcctggataacatggtgatgtcacgatccgactcccagagctgtgcgggctgtggctgctggagaggatgatggcagggggacactgagggacacagggcactggagggacactgagaatcatcctctccagcagccacagcccgcacagctctgggaatctggttgtgacatcactattttatccaagaagtgacatcaccatgttatccaggaagtgaagccttgatgcagtagtaagtgcagtaaaaaacactttataagcatttcctgtaataagtgtatattagggatctgtataacttttttttttttgagggggggggggggggtaatacaacACTAATagttcgcctgacttctcctttaatacataaataaaataccCTAAATATTAAGCAGTTATGGAAACCTGACAGCCAGGACGACCACCGagcccaaaaaaaacaaacaaggggGGACATAGCTACACACACTGCAATGATGGTATATCCTGACCAGATCATATTTTGTATGAACTAAAGACTGAAAAATTAAATATAACCACCCATATTGTAGCCAATCTAAAGAGAATCTTCAACATTGTATAAAAAGGTGAAGCAATATCTTTCCAATAAAAACTGGGCTTGTACATAACCATATTCAATAAAACCTCATCACAAACCATCAAAACACCAATGAGACAGAAGACATGCAGCCACTTACCTATCCTATCAAAGAGCTCGCCTCCCCGGCAATACTCCAAGAAAAGATAATGAATGTTTCCTTCTTTGCGATGTCCGTAGAATTTGACAATATTTGTATGGTTCAGCATCTTATTGATGCAAATCTCTTTCTTTATGTTTTCCGCACAGTCAGCCGCACGTTTCATATCCACAATCTTCACTGCCACCGCCTCCTCTGTTTTCCGGTTCACAGCCAGCTGGACCCTAAAAAGGGCGAGCATTGGAAAGATCTAATtttattaaacataaaaaacaagtaTCTGGTAGAGATGAACAGTGAGGGCAGCTCTAGTGTACAATACAGTGTGTGTAATACAGGATTTAACGCAGCATTAATAGAGGATAAGCAGTGTAATGTACATACAGtaggaaaattatttttttccatagcagccaatcaaagCTTAGTTTTCACTTTGTCGGGGCTCATTAATACTGAGATGTGATTGGatactatgggcaacaaggaaCTCCTACTGTAAGACTACTTGATATATCtctcccatagtgtcttatacgtttaaaggggtactccgggctaggggtattttccgtatatggccggggaggggatgGATATAGACACCACCGGTGACTtccctccctggttccagcgcagggtcccggatcgcaccgccCTGTTCTCCTGTCCAGctgccgctttctggtctgagctgcagcttaagACTTGACGTCTcaaagcagctcagccatttagcagccaaggcgggaccccgctacaaccgctgaatggctaagctgccttgagacgtcacgtcttaagccgcagctcagaccaggaagcggcagcgagATGGGAGAGCAGGGTAGTGCGATCCGGGACGCggtgctggaatcggggaggtaagtgaccagcggcctctatttccaccccttccccgaccATACACGgaaaatacccctagcccggagtacctctttgagcccccccccctttgaggTTTGTAAAGGCGTTAtccatttttatatataattgttgcaagtatatagaaaaataataaagagcctgtGCCTAGCTCGCATGTGttgccctggtgtcctcctatgggtctcttgTTTAATGCTCCCGTCTTCACTTCCCGAGACAAACAGAAAgtggtgacagcccgctcagccaatcactggctgcagctctgtcctgtctcagtcagtgattggctgagttgacTGGAGCATTCAGTGGGGGACCCGGAGAGCCCTAGtgtgacactgggggagcacagcgaGGTAAGCAatggctctttattattttcttgcaacaatacattatatatatatatatatatatatatatataaataatttatttttttttctctaactgGAAAACCCTTTGCAGTGTGCCCATTTCCAGGCTGTTAGATGACCCCAATAAGGGTACTTACTCTCCATACGCGCCTTCTCCAAGGGTCTGCACCAAATCCCAGTCTTCTACAAAAGGCACGGCCATGATGGAACAACTGTCAGGAGAAACAAGGGGTTAATCCAAATACTTTATAAGACAAGCAATAAACAGTTACTGACAACCTCACTGCAGTACATAGCGACAGGACGGGATCCAAAGTATGTGAGCAAATCCCTAGACAATCCGGCTTTCACTAGGCATCCAGGTGCCCCTTGCCTTGTGCTGCTTATCACCCAGGTGCCCCCTCGCCTCACGTCGCCAAGCGCCCAGGTGC is a genomic window of Dendropsophus ebraccatus isolate aDenEbr1 chromosome 12, aDenEbr1.pat, whole genome shotgun sequence containing:
- the CHEK1 gene encoding serine/threonine-protein kinase Chk1 isoform X3 → MAVPFVEDWDLVQTLGEGAYGEVQLAVNRKTEEAVAVKIVDMKRAADCAENIKKEICINKMLNHTNIVKFYGHRKEGNIHYLFLEYCRGGELFDRIEPDVGMPEQDAQKFFQQLIAGVEYLHGLGITHRDIKPENLLLDDRDQLKISDFGLATVFKHNGRERLLNKMCGTLPYVAPELIKMRGFHAEPVDVWSCGIVLTAMLAGELPWDQPNDVCQEYCDWKESKHYLTPWKKIDAAPLALLCKILIENPSTRIAIPEIKKDRWYTKPPKKGIKRSLVSSGGSETPGLHSKHIRSDMDLSLFSHSEEKLSFSSTQPEPRTSLPTWDSTSHIEKLVQGKGISFSQPACPDNMLLSSQLLGTPGSSQNPWQRLVKRMTRFFTKVDAESSYSSLKETCENMGYVWKKCCANQVTVSTTDRRNNKLIFKVNLVEMEERILLDFRLSKGDGLEFKRHFLKIKKKLDDIVANQKVVMSVTWGTG
- the CHEK1 gene encoding serine/threonine-protein kinase Chk1 isoform X1 — protein: MGGKNRVQPDLKLFHHGRAFCRRLGFGADPWRRRVWRIFPMLALFRVQLAVNRKTEEAVAVKIVDMKRAADCAENIKKEICINKMLNHTNIVKFYGHRKEGNIHYLFLEYCRGGELFDRIEPDVGMPEQDAQKFFQQLIAGVEYLHGLGITHRDIKPENLLLDDRDQLKISDFGLATVFKHNGRERLLNKMCGTLPYVAPELIKMRGFHAEPVDVWSCGIVLTAMLAGELPWDQPNDVCQEYCDWKESKHYLTPWKKIDAAPLALLCKILIENPSTRIAIPEIKKDRWYTKPPKKGIKRSLVSSGGSETPGLHSKHIRSDMDLSLFSHSEEKLSFSSTQPEPRTSLPTWDSTSHIEKLVQGKGISFSQPACPDNMLLSSQLLGTPGSSQNPWQRLVKRMTRFFTKVDAESSYSSLKETCENMGYVWKKCCANQVTVSTTDRRNNKLIFKVNLVEMEERILLDFRLSKGDGLEFKRHFLKIKKKLDDIVANQKVVMSVTWGTG
- the CHEK1 gene encoding serine/threonine-protein kinase Chk1 isoform X2, whose product is MSPGRLFHHGRAFCRRLGFGADPWRRRVWRIFPMLALFRVQLAVNRKTEEAVAVKIVDMKRAADCAENIKKEICINKMLNHTNIVKFYGHRKEGNIHYLFLEYCRGGELFDRIEPDVGMPEQDAQKFFQQLIAGVEYLHGLGITHRDIKPENLLLDDRDQLKISDFGLATVFKHNGRERLLNKMCGTLPYVAPELIKMRGFHAEPVDVWSCGIVLTAMLAGELPWDQPNDVCQEYCDWKESKHYLTPWKKIDAAPLALLCKILIENPSTRIAIPEIKKDRWYTKPPKKGIKRSLVSSGGSETPGLHSKHIRSDMDLSLFSHSEEKLSFSSTQPEPRTSLPTWDSTSHIEKLVQGKGISFSQPACPDNMLLSSQLLGTPGSSQNPWQRLVKRMTRFFTKVDAESSYSSLKETCENMGYVWKKCCANQVTVSTTDRRNNKLIFKVNLVEMEERILLDFRLSKGDGLEFKRHFLKIKKKLDDIVANQKVVMSVTWGTG